A stretch of DNA from Campylobacter concisus:
CCTAGTACTTTACCGAAGTTAAACGATTATATCTACTATAAGATAGACAAAAAAGATGAAATTTTTAAAAGCTTTGCAAATCAAAATGTGATTAGCGTTTATATAACGGCAAATTTACCAAATGCTGACATTAAAATGTGGGCTTTATTATAAGGATAAAAATGAACGAAAATCAAAATGAAACCTCAGTTTTAAGTCAAACAAATCTTTTGGGTCTTGGCACAAATCTTGCACTAGATCATGTGTTACCATTGCTTCTTTTGGCAAATAGGGTTTCAAAATTACAAAATTTTTCACAAAGTGAAATGGCAAATTTACGTGAAAAATTGATAAACGATATCTTAAGCACTACTTCAAAGATATCAAATCTAGGCATTTACGAGGAAGACGATATTATTAGACTTAGATATTGTCTTTGTGTTTTTATAGATGAGAGCTTGCTAAAAAATGAAATTTTTATGAACAGCTTTTGGGCCAATAATACTCTGACAACAAGATTTTTTAATGAAAATCTAGGTGGAAATAAATTCTTTGGCATTATGGATAAGTGGTTTGAAAATGTTGGTAAAAATAAAGATTTCTTAGAATTTATATATGCTTGTTTGGTGCTTGGCTATAAAGGAAAATATGAAACACAAGAAGATTGCAATGAAAAAATTTCTTATCTTTGTGAAAATATAGCTGCAGCCGTTTCTCCGCTCATAAAGGCCGATGAAAACGTATTTGAAAAGAGTTACTTAAAACAGACAAAGAAAAGTTTTCTTGAGGTATTTTCGTTAAAGCGTTTAAAATTTTATTTTATTTTGCTAGCTATTGCTATGATCGCAGCTGCATTTTTATATAGTACATATTCTATGGATCAAAACAATATTAGAAACAATAGTGTTCTAAATAATAAGATAGAGAATTTTATGGATAGCAAGTAAGTGCAAGATAATTTTTGTAATAAATTTAATGAAGATTTTTTAGAGAATGAGCTTTATATTAGTTTAACTGATGAAATGTCAAAGTATAAAACTTTGATGCATGATAGCATAAAGTGGGATTACGTATTTAGCTCATCTTTAAAGGCATTAAGTGAATTTAGTATTGATGCCAAGCTTTTAAATTTTTTAGCGATTTCTGCTATAAATTTAAATGACAAAGAGGCTTTTAAGACACTTATAAAAGCCTTTGCTTTTTTTCTATCTATTTTGAAAAAAGAGCCAAATTTACTCGCAAAAAATGAAAAACAACTACCTGCTAAAAAAAAGATAATAGCTCAAACAATAGAGCTTTTTACGCAAGCTAATGATAAAGCTTTGGATCAATCTGACGCAAAAGCGTTTAATGACCTTGTGCCTGAGCTTTCGCAAGAGCTTGGTACACATTTTGATACGCTTTATATAGAAGAAAAAAAAGAAGAAATTTTAAAAGCTAAAGAGCCAAAAGTAATTACTAAAACTGAGCCAACTTACCATCAAAGCGTTTCATTTAGTGGCAATGACATTAGTACATTTAATGATAGAGAATTTAGAGAATATTTTATAAATTTATCACTAATGCTTTTAAAGAGTGATATTAAAAATTTTACCGCTTATGCTTTAATTTTTGAAGCAATGTGGGGCAGAATAAAGGCACTTCCATCAAGTAGCGACCAAATAACACAGATACGTTATCCTGATGAAAATCTGATTATGCTTTTTAAAAAAAGTAAGGAACTAAATCTTGATAATTTAGAAAAATTTATAAGAAATTTAGCGCTTAATCCATTTTGGATAGAAGGCATTAAGATATTTTGCGAGTTTTTAAATAGTGCTG
This window harbors:
- a CDS encoding type VI secretion system domain-containing protein, with the translated sequence MQDNFCNKFNEDFLENELYISLTDEMSKYKTLMHDSIKWDYVFSSSLKALSEFSIDAKLLNFLAISAINLNDKEAFKTLIKAFAFFLSILKKEPNLLAKNEKQLPAKKKIIAQTIELFTQANDKALDQSDAKAFNDLVPELSQELGTHFDTLYIEEKKEEILKAKEPKVITKTEPTYHQSVSFSGNDISTFNDREFREYFINLSLMLLKSDIKNFTAYALIFEAMWGRIKALPSSSDQITQIRYPDENLIMLFKKSKELNLDNLEKFIRNLALNPFWIEGIKIFCEFLNSAGLARQSDLICDMVLNFIDKFPDIKKLKFQSGESFFSEEINKFFIKSNSLEFTSSSDSKKDMSFEDLIKELDKSKHASSAQSELNFMLELSKIFTTQGMNNNAKATYAQIVNFIENTELKDYLSDIYIKAKTFV
- the icmH gene encoding type IVB secretion system protein IcmH/DotU produces the protein MNENQNETSVLSQTNLLGLGTNLALDHVLPLLLLANRVSKLQNFSQSEMANLREKLINDILSTTSKISNLGIYEEDDIIRLRYCLCVFIDESLLKNEIFMNSFWANNTLTTRFFNENLGGNKFFGIMDKWFENVGKNKDFLEFIYACLVLGYKGKYETQEDCNEKISYLCENIAAAVSPLIKADENVFEKSYLKQTKKSFLEVFSLKRLKFYFILLAIAMIAAAFLYSTYSMDQNNIRNNSVLNNKIENFMDSK